AATAACAAGTTTCCTCGATTTTTCCGGAAGATTTCTTTTTAAATAATATCGTTCTTCCTTAAGCATTTTATAAAACTGATCCATTGTATTGATACTTTCTTTAATTTTCTTAATGTCTGTTTTAAGAAGCTGATGGTCATAATCATGGCGTGTACTTAAGCGAATCCATTTAATAATTTCTTCTGTTGTGTCAACGATTTTAAAATAAAGCTTATTTTCATACCTTGGCGGTAAAAACACGAGATTGACAATAAACGCCGAAAATACTCCAATCATAATGGTCGAGAAACGGATTCCAGCAAACTGAATAAAGTTCCCACTTTGTGTTTCCATAATCGATATTAATGTTACGAGGGAAAGTCCAATTGTATTATCTAGTTTAAGCTTAAGATTGATGATAATAACAATGATAGCGGCCAAACCTATAACAATAATATGATTTCCTAATAGAAGTACGAAAATAACTGCAAGCAAAGCGCCAATAATATTTCCTTGAATTTGTTCAATAATCGTCAAATAGGAGCGATAAATGGTCGGTTGAATCGCAAAAATAGCTGCGATTCCAGCGAATACCGGGGAAGGTGAATGCAGCAACTGAGCTAAGAAAAGGGATAAAACTATAGCTATTCCCGTTTTTAATATGCGGGCACCTAACTTCATTGTAAATAGTTTCCTTTCAAAAATAATGATTATTTAATAGTATAAAAAGCGACTTTGAGCATTGTCCAGCTTCATAAGAATATGCTTTGGGAGCGATTCCTCGCACGAAGGAAAAGCTTAACTTTTTAGAGGAGCCCAGCGGTGAGATAACTTCGCTCTTCAGCTGTTCTTATTTTACTCAATCAAGAACAAATA
The DNA window shown above is from Neobacillus sp. WH10 and carries:
- a CDS encoding aromatic acid exporter family protein, which translates into the protein MKLGARILKTGIAIVLSLFLAQLLHSPSPVFAGIAAIFAIQPTIYRSYLTIIEQIQGNIIGALLAVIFVLLLGNHIIVIGLAAIIVIIINLKLKLDNTIGLSLVTLISIMETQSGNFIQFAGIRFSTIMIGVFSAFIVNLVFLPPRYENKLYFKIVDTTEEIIKWIRLSTRHDYDHQLLKTDIKKIKESINTMDQFYKMLKEERYYLKRNLPEKSRKLVIYRQLNLTAKKALDTLKRLHRYENELLHIPEQFKQSIQEQVDSLIYHHEQVLLRFIGKIPTPPPYHEDNEYLNKQELFDFFLAHQREYSDQNNSHLYHTMQIIASIIDYGEQVEHLDTLITSFHSYHHNEISIEENGHE